The Ictalurus furcatus strain D&B chromosome 12, Billie_1.0, whole genome shotgun sequence nucleotide sequence ctAAATGAAggatttttaatgtaaaaatgtaggACATTTTCTATTGGGGTTAGCGTTAGGGGGTAGAATATACAGTAGCaggaaaaagtgtgtgaaccaTTTGGAATTAATTGGTTTTCTGCATTAATTAgtcataaaatgtcatttaatttcATCACCAGTTCACCAACATTGATCTTGCATACCCATCAGTAAATTTTCAGTTGCGCCCCTGCATGACACTTGATGTGAGTGACCAATTGTTATGGCAACGTCAGGTCACGTAAAAACACGTACACATATAGAAATCAAAGAAAATGGCTGAAAATGGTATTTGAATGATATTTGTTAAACAGTCATGTAATGAAAATGGACACCTCTGTACCTACGTAGAATTTCTTCAAAGGTATAATATCCCAATAATTCCTAGACAATATTGTATATTGTGATGCTATAATGTCTGGTGTAAAGTGTCTCTTTAAAGGAAATGTGAATGAGGAGACTGTGAGACTTGGACCTAATGTTGCAAATAAAGGAGTTAGTATTACTGATGGAATATGGAATAATTACTTTATCAGGAAGTTATACAGTTATACAGAATACAGCCGAATATCTTCTAAAACATAAACATTCTACATTTACATacgtacataaataaatcaaactgtACACAGTTCCCTatgtacagttttaaaaaaaatgcgtTTGTGTAGGTTTTTTGGTTCATACATAGTAaggttaaataacaaaaatttaaaaggtgttcattatagctgacacctagatgaacccttcaaatgctattatcccttcaaatgctattgaagttagaatcatgtataacaatgtcgtatgtaactttagagacggtgctttaatttccgcatatcagCGAActtcgaacgtccaacgtcaagctGACATTATACAAgtctttagcagctctagcgatacatttctgaacaccttcttctatataaataaaggcgATACCATGATGacattttgtttataatgtgatatatttgacattttcaaaaggttaaaataACACTGAAGATAtgaacccatttatgaaataaaattaacccagcgtttttgtaaaaattaaaaacaacccatttgctggATCAAAATGAAAAGCCTACCTTGATTGATTAGtttaacccaaaatgtgttctgtcctatatttacccagttgttgggttaaaaataaccgaatttgggttgtttttaacccctAACCTGTACCTTGGTCAACcccaacctttaaaaaaaaaaaaaaaattctgcacttATACTGGCtgttacacctctactctgtgcactttgctcctctagaactcttgtatggtagcactactatTTTGTACAGACCACTGCATtcttctctgcttgatataatagctttgcttgtatttcctcaattGTATGTTGCTTTGAAttaaagcatctgctaaatgaataaaaatgaataaatgtgaaaatgtttccTGGTGGCATTAAGAAGAAGTCCTGAGTCCTTTCTTGTATATTCAGACTATACAGTATGCTACCCTACAGTTTCTGTTCTCTGGGTGTAACGACCTGCTGGAGGCTTTCCTCTCAGCACACAACTTTACGCTTACATTACATTAAGCTTAGTCGAATGCTCTACTGCGCTTACATTTTCTGCTTACTATAATTTCCCTTGCAAATGCGAGTATTATGGTTTCACTTTAGAGCACTTTCAGTATCTAGGGTACATCATCCTGATTATGTTACTGACTGGTTTCAATGTATTGCTCTATACTTGACCGATGAAGCTTGAATTTGATTCTGTATTCAatacaaatattaacattaaaatttgGTTACTGAATATAAACTTTCCAAAGTTTGAGGAAAAATGTTATTAAAGCTTAAAGATGCTCTGGAACTCCTTCTCAAAGGTCTTGTTCAACTTGTCTCCCATTTCACCAAATTCATTGccctgcagagacacacacacacacacacacacacacacacacacacacacacacacacacacacacacacacacacatttggttTTTAGATTATCAAGTTTGTAACTGATCTTTTTTTCTTGCCTGCACTTTCATTGTTTATCTGTTTTAAAAGGAGACTTTTACCAAATCATTATGCACCTAGTACAAAAATAACAGAATAAAACTTTTCACAAACAAGAGACATTTTAAAGCTGTGCTAAAAACAATGaatgaggctttttttttctaaccttTTGTCCTAGCTGTAATTTGCTATTAAGGGTTTcttgacttttgttttttgactTCGTGTCAAATTATTCTGAtaaatatttaagtatttaagattacacaacaacaaatatacataatatagaATTAATCTGCATTTGTGTCTTACTTTGTTCAAAGCTTGGCAGTTTTTAAAGATGAGATTGAtgtcacacacaaactctccgACTGTACTGTACTCATGATCCAGCAGCTTGGTCCTCACTTTGTCCAGCCACATGGGCTCTGAAATCACACTGCCCCATTCCGCATCCTGTATGAATACAAGTATGTCTTGTGTGTGAtaaattcaggaataaaaagctccatGGATGCAATAAATAGGCACAATATTATTCTACACATCTGCATAATGCgcctaatattttaatattactactactaatactatatACTACACTAATACTTCATTTGTCTTCATAAATTAAGTCTGAGGGGGTCTGTGATTTTGGGAAATTGATTTAGTGtaaatcctggagggagtgACTATATGCACTATAGCATAAAAGGTTAAATTCATCTTTAATTCATTGCATTCTGTACATTTTCAAGTGTTAATACAATAAACACTGTGTTGAGACTAACTTAGCACTTCCtatgtgaaatgaaatgaacaatGACCAAATCATAAAAAGTGGATTGAAATACAAATGAGACATATTAAGAAGAAATTCTTACTGCTCTGGTAAGGTTTCCAGTGAACACGTGCAGTTGGTCTCCCTTGTACATACACAACAGCAAATACTCACAGTGCtgatgaaggaaaaaaacacaaacgaTCAGAACCACAGCTCtgtatgtacagtggtgcttgaaagtttgtgaacccttgtgaatactttttccactcacagatatgtaatattgaatcatttttgtctcatttttgtttaattggattctctttgtcttcttttaggacttgtgtgaaaatctgatgatgttttagatcatatttatgcagctctatagaaaattctaaagggttcacaaacattcaagcactattgtatgtgtgtgtatatgcaagTGTGTGAAGGTGAGTCTGTGTACCAGCTTGTTTTCAGAAACAGGACTGTTTAAAATTTCTTTCCTTCTCATTTGCATCTGCAATTGCTGGTTAGCCTTTAACACACAGAATGTGCACTTCCAGTTgtccctgcacacacacacacacgcacacg carries:
- the LOC128615544 gene encoding sp110 nuclear body protein-like isoform X3 produces the protein MLNCKLWVVLLYYDLLFSHFTVESTGSNPQSRRTPCPNNPLDQANDDACFICNEEGVLVHCKECPLAFHRRCHLPIPQDETSRDNWKCTFCVLKANQQLQMQMRRKEILNSPVSENKLDAEWGSVISEPMWLDKVRTKLLDHEYSTVGEFVCDINLIFKNCQALNKVRHKCRLILYYVYLLLCNLKYLNIYQNNLTRSQKTKVKKPLIANYS
- the LOC128615544 gene encoding nuclear body protein SP140-like protein isoform X2, producing the protein MLNCKLWVVLLYYDLLFSHFTVESTGSNPQSRRTPCPNNPLDQANDDACFICNEEGVLVHCKECPLAFHRRCHLPIPQDETSRDNWKCTFCVLKANQQLQMQMRRKEILNSPVSENKLHCEYLLLCMYKGDQLHVFTGNLTRADAEWGSVISEPMWLDKVRTKLLDHEYSTVGEFVCDINLIFKNCQALNKGNEFGEMGDKLNKTFEKEFQSIFKL
- the LOC128615544 gene encoding nuclear body protein SP140-like protein isoform X1, with amino-acid sequence MLNCKLWVVLLYYDLLFSHFTVESTGSNPQSRRTPCPNNPLDQANDDACFICNEEGVLVHCKECPLAFHRRCHLPIPQDETSRDNWKCTFCVLKANQQLQMQMRRKEILNSPVSENKLHCEYLLLCMYKGDQLHVFTGNLTRADAEWGSVISEPMWLDKVRTKLLDHEYSTVGEFVCDINLIFKNCQALNKVRHKCRLILYYVYLLLCNLKYLNIYQNNLTRSQKTKVKKPLIANYS